The Amblyomma americanum isolate KBUSLIRL-KWMA chromosome 6, ASM5285725v1, whole genome shotgun sequence genome has a window encoding:
- the LOC144093434 gene encoding carnosine N-methyltransferase isoform X1, with the protein MADGGSGCASVVDDPEERKHFQRIVNAFRSYRSYSLRRLCKVVKYVSSLPPSHQLMLRSYRQHLDEVRAAIDHNYEVLKLVVANIAHMFENADHSDDVKPTNQVQATSLDMDKVQGVLKQFVREWSSEGAEERKACFQPILDAIAEYYPIDEVEPGNIHILVPGAGLGRLAYEIARQGFVCQGNEFSLFMLFASNFILNRCKGTNLYSVYPWVHQYYNHMSSADQIRVAHFPDANPTDVPPEAQFSMAAGNFVEVYSSQLEQWDCVATCFFLDTAPNVVLYIETIARILRPGGLWINLGPLLYHYADLPNEDSIEPSYEDIRHIILAMGFVFLKEETGLATPYTQNPRSMMRYEYRSVFFVCQKSPEQPDAMTDAFHNEVDDSDSVDS; encoded by the exons ATCTTACTCCCTCCGACGGTTGTGCAAGGTGGTCAAGTATGTGTCCAGCCTACCGCCTTCCCACCAGCTCATGCTTAGGAGTTACAGGCAACACCTGGACGAAGTGCGGGCAGCTATTGACCACAATTATGAGGTCCTCAAATTGGTGGTGGCCAACATAGCCCACATGTTTGAGAACGCCGACCACTCTGATGACGTAAAGCCAACAAATCAG GTTCAAGCTACCTCATTGGACATGGACAAAGTGCAGGGTGTCCTGAAGCAGTTTGTTCGGGAGTGGAGCTCTGAGGGTGCTGAGGAGCGGAAAGCATGCTTTCAGCCAATTCTGGATGCTATTGCAGAATATTATCCGATAGACGAAGT AGAGCCGGGTAATATCCACATTCTGGTGCCTGGAGCTGGGCTAGGAAGGCTTGCTTATGAGATTGCTCGGCAAGGTTTTGTTTGCCAGGGCAATGAATTCAGCCTTTTCATGCTGTTTGCCTCCAACTTCATCCTCAACCG ATGCAAGGGAACCAACCTTTACAGCGTGTACCCATGGGTGCACCAGTACTACAACCACATGTCCTCGGCCGACCAGATCAGGGTGGCCCACTTCCCTGATGCCAACCCCACTGACGTGCCCCCCGAGGCACAATTTTCTATGGCAGCTGGCAACTTTGTAGAGGTGTACAGCTCACAAT TGGAACAGTGGGACTGTGTGGCCACGTGCTTCTTCCTGGACACGGCACCCAACGTTGTACTGTACATAGAAACCATAGCGCGCATCCTGCGGCCGGGGGGCCTTTGGATCAACCTGGGCCCTTTACTCTACCACTATGCGGACTTGCCCAATGAGGACTCCATCGAGCCCAGCTATGAAGATATCCGGCACATTATCCTTGCTATGGGCTTTGTTTTCCTG aAAGAAGAAACGGGGCTTGCTACGCCGTACACCCAAAATCCTCGTTCGATGATGCGTTACGAGTACCGCAGTGTTTTCTTTGTGTGTCAGAAATCGCCAGAGCAGCCCGATGCTATGACCGATGCATTTCACAATGAGGTTGATGACAGCGACAGTGTTGATTCCTGA
- the LOC144093434 gene encoding carnosine N-methyltransferase isoform X2, with amino-acid sequence MLRSYRQHLDEVRAAIDHNYEVLKLVVANIAHMFENADHSDDVKPTNQVQATSLDMDKVQGVLKQFVREWSSEGAEERKACFQPILDAIAEYYPIDEVEPGNIHILVPGAGLGRLAYEIARQGFVCQGNEFSLFMLFASNFILNRCKGTNLYSVYPWVHQYYNHMSSADQIRVAHFPDANPTDVPPEAQFSMAAGNFVEVYSSQLEQWDCVATCFFLDTAPNVVLYIETIARILRPGGLWINLGPLLYHYADLPNEDSIEPSYEDIRHIILAMGFVFLKEETGLATPYTQNPRSMMRYEYRSVFFVCQKSPEQPDAMTDAFHNEVDDSDSVDS; translated from the exons ATGCTTAGGAGTTACAGGCAACACCTGGACGAAGTGCGGGCAGCTATTGACCACAATTATGAGGTCCTCAAATTGGTGGTGGCCAACATAGCCCACATGTTTGAGAACGCCGACCACTCTGATGACGTAAAGCCAACAAATCAG GTTCAAGCTACCTCATTGGACATGGACAAAGTGCAGGGTGTCCTGAAGCAGTTTGTTCGGGAGTGGAGCTCTGAGGGTGCTGAGGAGCGGAAAGCATGCTTTCAGCCAATTCTGGATGCTATTGCAGAATATTATCCGATAGACGAAGT AGAGCCGGGTAATATCCACATTCTGGTGCCTGGAGCTGGGCTAGGAAGGCTTGCTTATGAGATTGCTCGGCAAGGTTTTGTTTGCCAGGGCAATGAATTCAGCCTTTTCATGCTGTTTGCCTCCAACTTCATCCTCAACCG ATGCAAGGGAACCAACCTTTACAGCGTGTACCCATGGGTGCACCAGTACTACAACCACATGTCCTCGGCCGACCAGATCAGGGTGGCCCACTTCCCTGATGCCAACCCCACTGACGTGCCCCCCGAGGCACAATTTTCTATGGCAGCTGGCAACTTTGTAGAGGTGTACAGCTCACAAT TGGAACAGTGGGACTGTGTGGCCACGTGCTTCTTCCTGGACACGGCACCCAACGTTGTACTGTACATAGAAACCATAGCGCGCATCCTGCGGCCGGGGGGCCTTTGGATCAACCTGGGCCCTTTACTCTACCACTATGCGGACTTGCCCAATGAGGACTCCATCGAGCCCAGCTATGAAGATATCCGGCACATTATCCTTGCTATGGGCTTTGTTTTCCTG aAAGAAGAAACGGGGCTTGCTACGCCGTACACCCAAAATCCTCGTTCGATGATGCGTTACGAGTACCGCAGTGTTTTCTTTGTGTGTCAGAAATCGCCAGAGCAGCCCGATGCTATGACCGATGCATTTCACAATGAGGTTGATGACAGCGACAGTGTTGATTCCTGA